A window of Halomonas sp. H10-9-1 contains these coding sequences:
- the leuB gene encoding 3-isopropylmalate dehydrogenase: MTQKILVLPGDGIGPEITAQASRLLAACQARGLDVEVEEGLLGGAAYDVHGEPLPAETLEKAKAARAILLGAVGGPKWDRIEDLAKRPEKGLLGVRKQLGLFGNLRPAITYPQLAEASSLKRELVAGLDIMIVRELTGGIYFGQPRGIEERDGERVGFNTYVYTESEIERIGRVAFEMAQKRGKKLCSVDKANVLEVTILWREVMERLAPEYPDVELSHMYVDNAAMQLVRAPKQFDVVVTGNMFGDILSDAAAMLTGSIGMLPSASLNESGQGMYEPCHGSAPDIAGQGIANPLATILSVAMLLRYSLDEPALAERIEAAVGKVLDDGLRTADIASEGTRTVSTREMGDAVLAAFEAL; the protein is encoded by the coding sequence ATGACTCAGAAGATTCTGGTACTGCCGGGCGACGGCATCGGCCCCGAGATCACCGCCCAGGCCAGTCGCCTCCTGGCCGCCTGCCAGGCCCGCGGCCTCGACGTCGAGGTCGAGGAGGGGCTGCTGGGCGGCGCCGCCTATGACGTGCACGGCGAGCCGCTGCCCGCCGAGACCCTGGAGAAGGCCAAGGCGGCCCGTGCCATCCTGCTGGGCGCCGTGGGTGGCCCCAAGTGGGACAGGATCGAGGATCTCGCCAAGCGGCCGGAGAAGGGGCTGCTCGGCGTGCGCAAGCAGTTGGGCCTGTTCGGCAACCTGCGCCCGGCCATCACCTATCCGCAGCTGGCTGAGGCCTCCAGCCTCAAGCGCGAGCTGGTGGCCGGCCTCGATATCATGATCGTGCGCGAGCTCACCGGCGGCATCTACTTCGGCCAGCCGCGCGGCATCGAGGAGCGTGATGGCGAGCGGGTGGGCTTCAACACCTATGTCTACACCGAGAGCGAGATCGAGCGTATCGGCCGCGTCGCCTTCGAGATGGCGCAGAAGCGCGGCAAGAAACTCTGCTCCGTGGACAAGGCCAACGTGCTCGAGGTCACCATCCTGTGGCGCGAGGTGATGGAGCGTCTGGCGCCGGAGTATCCGGACGTCGAGCTCTCCCACATGTACGTCGACAACGCCGCCATGCAGCTGGTGCGCGCGCCCAAGCAGTTCGATGTCGTGGTCACCGGCAACATGTTCGGCGACATTCTCTCCGACGCCGCGGCCATGCTCACCGGCTCCATCGGCATGCTGCCCTCCGCCTCGCTCAACGAGAGTGGCCAGGGCATGTATGAGCCCTGTCACGGTAGTGCCCCGGATATCGCCGGCCAGGGCATCGCCAACCCGCTCGCCACCATCCTCTCGGTGGCCATGCTGCTGCGCTACTCCCTGGATGAGCCCGCGTTGGCGGAGCGTATCGAGGCCGCCGTGGGCAAGGTGCTGGACGACGGCCTGAGAACCGCCGATATTGCCTCCGAGGGCACGCGCACCGTCTCCACCCGCGAGATGGGGGATGCCGTGCTGGCTGCCTTCGAGGCTCTGTAA
- the holA gene encoding DNA polymerase III subunit delta yields the protein MKVFPDKLQDALAKKLPPVVIVAGEEPLQHMEACDAVRAAARGRGIEERETLHVEGNFAWGRLHEASASLSLFASAKLIELRVSGSNLGQEGAKALKAYAEGVKESDNVLLLAMGKLDFHQQKSAWFQALDKAGLFVPVWPVDVSRLGFWLRDRAARHGLTLDLDAARLLGERTEGNLLAADQELQKLALLLPPGGRVGPRDVAGGVEDSARFDVFTLVDACLKGERSRVARIMAGLAGEGVEAPIILWALTRELRTLLSLHQHLDQGQSFEHACKAQKPAIFEKRRPAYQQALGRLPVKRLHKLLLFAQRLDLAIKGTAALPLQDGLHDLALTLAGGRGLLAELPSSYRIG from the coding sequence ATGAAAGTCTTTCCCGACAAGCTTCAAGACGCCCTGGCGAAGAAGCTACCCCCGGTGGTGATCGTCGCCGGCGAGGAGCCGCTGCAGCATATGGAGGCCTGCGACGCCGTGCGCGCCGCGGCCCGCGGGCGCGGTATCGAGGAGCGCGAGACCCTGCATGTGGAGGGCAACTTCGCCTGGGGGCGACTCCACGAGGCCTCCGCCAGCCTGTCGCTGTTCGCCAGCGCCAAGCTGATCGAGCTGCGCGTATCCGGCAGCAACCTGGGCCAGGAGGGCGCCAAGGCCCTCAAGGCCTACGCCGAGGGGGTCAAGGAGAGCGACAACGTGCTGCTGCTGGCCATGGGCAAGCTCGACTTCCACCAGCAGAAGAGCGCCTGGTTCCAGGCCCTCGACAAGGCGGGGCTCTTCGTGCCGGTGTGGCCGGTGGATGTCTCGCGCCTAGGATTCTGGCTGCGTGACCGCGCTGCTCGCCACGGCCTCACCCTCGACCTGGACGCCGCCCGGCTGCTGGGTGAGCGCACCGAGGGCAACCTGCTGGCCGCCGACCAGGAGCTGCAGAAGCTCGCCCTGCTGCTGCCTCCGGGGGGGCGAGTCGGGCCACGGGACGTCGCCGGCGGCGTGGAGGACAGCGCCCGCTTCGATGTCTTCACCCTGGTGGATGCCTGCCTCAAGGGGGAGCGCTCGCGGGTCGCCCGCATCATGGCCGGCCTCGCCGGCGAAGGCGTGGAGGCGCCCATCATCTTGTGGGCCTTGACCCGGGAGCTGCGTACCCTGCTCTCGCTGCACCAGCATCTCGACCAGGGCCAGAGCTTCGAGCACGCCTGCAAGGCCCAGAAGCCGGCCATCTTCGAGAAGCGCCGTCCCGCCTACCAGCAGGCCCTCGGTCGCCTGCCGGTGAAGCGCCTGCACAAGCTGCTGCTGTTCGCCCAGCGCCTGGACCTGGCCATCAAGGGCACCGCCGCCCTGCCCCTGCAGGACGGCCTCCACGACCTGGCCCTGACACTGGCCGGCGGCCGCGGCCTGCTCGCCGAGCTGCCCTCCTCCTACCGCATTGGCTGA
- the leuD gene encoding 3-isopropylmalate dehydratase small subunit, producing the protein MKKFERTEGLVAPLDRANVDTDLIIPKQFLKSIKRTGFGVNLFDELRYLDEGYPGQDCSQRPLNPDFALNQPRYQGASVLLARRNFGCGSSREHAPWALEDFGFRVVIAPSFADIFYNNAFKNGLLLVALPEETVDRLFREEAASAGYALDVDLESQRITTPSGEVIEFEVDAFRKHCLLEGLDDIGITLQDEDAIRAFETKHRAARPWLFRDPAQA; encoded by the coding sequence ATGAAGAAGTTCGAACGTACCGAAGGTCTCGTCGCCCCCCTCGATCGGGCCAACGTCGATACCGACCTGATCATTCCCAAGCAGTTCCTCAAGTCGATCAAGCGCACCGGCTTCGGCGTCAACCTGTTCGATGAGCTGCGCTATCTGGATGAAGGCTACCCGGGCCAGGACTGCTCGCAGCGCCCGCTGAACCCCGACTTCGCGCTCAATCAGCCGCGCTATCAAGGCGCCAGTGTGTTGCTGGCGCGGCGCAACTTCGGCTGTGGCAGCTCCCGCGAGCACGCCCCCTGGGCGCTGGAGGATTTCGGCTTCCGGGTGGTGATCGCCCCCAGTTTCGCCGACATCTTCTACAACAACGCCTTCAAGAACGGCCTGCTGCTGGTGGCCCTGCCCGAGGAGACCGTCGACCGCCTGTTCCGGGAGGAAGCGGCCAGCGCGGGCTATGCCCTGGACGTGGACCTGGAGAGCCAGCGCATCACCACCCCCTCGGGCGAGGTCATCGAGTTCGAGGTGGACGCGTTCCGCAAGCACTGCCTGCTCGAGGGGCTCGACGATATCGGCATCACCCTGCAGGACGAGGATGCCATCCGCGCCTTCGAGACGAAGCACCGTGCCGCGCGCCCCTGGCTGTTCCGCGATCCCGCCCAGGCCTGA
- a CDS encoding PA2779 family protein, protein MKKICRYLSPLLIAALVLGSLPVAAAPAPAGGMITTQDALAAERTQSDRERIHAVLARDDVREQLVAQGVDPAEVEARVAALSDAEAAQMADQLDQMPAGASVVGALFAVFVILLVTDILGLTNVFPFTR, encoded by the coding sequence ATGAAGAAGATCTGCCGTTACCTCAGCCCGCTGCTGATCGCCGCCCTGGTGCTTGGCAGCCTGCCGGTCGCCGCCGCCCCCGCACCTGCCGGCGGCATGATCACCACCCAGGACGCCCTCGCCGCGGAACGCACCCAGTCCGATCGCGAGCGGATTCACGCCGTGCTGGCACGTGATGACGTGCGTGAGCAGTTGGTCGCCCAGGGGGTGGACCCCGCCGAGGTCGAGGCTCGTGTCGCCGCCCTCTCCGATGCCGAGGCCGCCCAGATGGCCGACCAGCTCGACCAGATGCCCGCCGGGGCCAGCGTGGTCGGTGCGCTGTTCGCCGTCTTCGTGATCCTGCTGGTGACCGACATCCTCGGTCTGACCAACGTCTTCCCCTTCACTCGCTGA
- a CDS encoding zinc ribbon-containing protein, with the protein MSETDPKEPQDHRLRDGYERMLDRLREGASELTWENLQKELDDAVEFEAELEEFTKDELSLLRAWVERDLKDMRRYLSAGGEGVAAWLGIDLSVLSRKVSESLLSIADRSVVERERFEEDLEAARADYCEGEMAVPGRLACVHCDAEVELPEMTRIEPCHQCGHRYFRRVSQ; encoded by the coding sequence ATGAGCGAGACAGATCCCAAGGAGCCCCAGGATCATCGCCTGAGGGACGGTTACGAGCGGATGCTCGATCGCCTTCGCGAGGGGGCTAGCGAGCTGACCTGGGAGAACCTCCAGAAGGAGCTGGATGACGCGGTGGAGTTCGAGGCCGAGCTCGAGGAGTTCACCAAGGACGAGCTCTCTCTGCTGCGCGCCTGGGTGGAGCGTGACCTCAAGGACATGCGCCGCTACCTGAGCGCCGGCGGCGAGGGGGTCGCGGCCTGGCTCGGCATCGACCTCTCGGTGCTGTCACGCAAGGTCAGCGAGTCGCTGCTCTCCATCGCCGACCGCAGCGTGGTGGAGCGGGAGCGCTTCGAGGAAGATCTCGAGGCCGCACGCGCCGACTACTGTGAGGGCGAGATGGCGGTGCCCGGCCGACTGGCCTGCGTGCACTGTGATGCCGAGGTGGAACTGCCCGAGATGACCCGCATAGAACCCTGTCACCAGTGCGGACATCGCTACTTCCGGCGGGTGTCTCAGTAA
- the leuC gene encoding 3-isopropylmalate dehydratase large subunit — translation MAGQTLYDKLWSQHLVKARDDGTALIYIDRHLLHEVTSPQAFEGLRLAGRKPWRLDANLATPDHNVPTTVKERAEGNAGIKDPVSLIQVQTLDDNCREFGIEEFKINDPRQGIVHVVGPEQGATLPGMTVVCGDSHTATHGAFAALAHGIGTSEVEHVLATQCLLAQKMRNMQVRVEGELGTGVTAKDVVLAIIGRIGTAGGTGYAIEFAGSAIQGLSMEGRMTVCNMAIEAGARVGLIAVDDTTIDYLRDRHYAPTGEQWEAAVADWRELVSDDAAEFDKVVVLDAAEIEPQVSWGTSPEMVTGVSGEVPDPAEQDDDTVRNGYARALDYMGLAPRQKITDIKLDKVFIGSCTNSRIEDLREAAKVARGKKVADSIKLAMVVPGSGLVKRQAEAEGLDRVFIEAGFEWREPGCSMCLAMNADKLGAGEHCASTSNRNFEGRQGYGGRTHLVSPAMAAAAAIAGHFVDVRELAANDRAQEA, via the coding sequence ATGGCAGGCCAGACACTCTATGACAAGCTGTGGTCGCAGCACCTCGTCAAGGCGCGCGACGACGGCACCGCGCTGATCTACATCGATCGCCATCTGCTTCACGAGGTCACCTCGCCCCAGGCCTTCGAGGGCCTGCGCCTGGCGGGTCGCAAGCCATGGCGCCTCGATGCCAACCTCGCGACACCGGATCATAACGTGCCCACCACCGTGAAGGAGCGTGCCGAGGGCAATGCCGGGATCAAGGACCCGGTGTCGCTGATCCAGGTGCAGACCCTGGACGACAACTGCCGCGAGTTCGGCATCGAGGAGTTCAAGATCAACGACCCACGCCAGGGCATCGTCCACGTGGTGGGGCCGGAGCAGGGCGCCACCCTGCCGGGCATGACCGTGGTCTGCGGCGACTCCCATACCGCCACCCACGGTGCCTTCGCGGCGCTGGCCCATGGCATCGGCACCTCCGAGGTGGAGCACGTGCTGGCCACCCAGTGCCTGCTGGCCCAGAAGATGCGCAACATGCAGGTGCGTGTCGAGGGTGAGCTCGGCACCGGGGTCACCGCCAAGGACGTGGTGCTGGCTATCATCGGCCGCATCGGCACCGCTGGTGGCACCGGCTATGCCATCGAGTTTGCCGGCAGTGCGATCCAGGGCCTCTCCATGGAAGGCCGCATGACGGTGTGCAACATGGCCATCGAGGCCGGTGCCCGGGTCGGCCTGATCGCGGTGGATGACACCACCATCGATTACCTGCGCGATCGCCACTATGCGCCGACGGGTGAGCAGTGGGAGGCCGCGGTCGCCGACTGGCGCGAGCTCGTCTCCGACGACGCTGCCGAGTTCGACAAGGTGGTAGTGCTGGATGCCGCCGAGATCGAGCCCCAGGTGAGCTGGGGCACCAGCCCCGAGATGGTCACCGGCGTTTCCGGCGAGGTCCCCGACCCGGCGGAGCAGGACGATGATACCGTGCGCAACGGCTACGCCCGGGCGCTCGACTACATGGGCCTGGCGCCGAGGCAGAAGATCACCGATATCAAGCTCGACAAGGTGTTTATCGGCTCCTGCACCAACTCGCGCATCGAGGACCTGCGCGAGGCGGCCAAGGTGGCCCGCGGCAAGAAGGTGGCCGACTCCATCAAGCTCGCCATGGTGGTGCCGGGCTCTGGCCTGGTAAAGCGCCAGGCCGAGGCCGAAGGGCTCGATCGCGTGTTCATCGAGGCGGGCTTCGAGTGGCGCGAGCCTGGCTGCTCCATGTGCCTGGCCATGAACGCCGACAAGCTGGGGGCCGGCGAGCACTGTGCCTCCACCTCCAATCGCAACTTCGAGGGGCGCCAGGGCTATGGAGGCCGTACCCACCTGGTCAGCCCGGCGATGGCCGCCGCCGCCGCCATCGCCGGCCACTTCGTGGATGTGCGAGAGCTTGCCGCCAACGACCGCGCCCAGGAGGCCTGA
- a CDS encoding PA2778 family cysteine peptidase — MFDCLVRQPTSDRNARPAGVLALVLMLLMLAGCAATPRLDDATREAVAPRVLLDDVPFHGQRDYQCGPASLAMTLQHTGVETGVDALIPQVFTPGREGSVQPEMLATVRRHGRIPFVIEGRLDALLTELDAGHPVVVMQNLSLPAWPLWHYAVAIGYDLEAQEMILHSGMEAQRVESFRPFDATWARSDRWAFVAQPPGKLPATLSPQAALQAIGDFEAVRGTAAALPAWEALVRRFPGHAMAHFALGNARHSVADLEGAIDAFREAVAADATLAPAWLNLGFALESAGHRSEALDALRHAAALPGRWQGRSREALEQMEEKTT; from the coding sequence ATGTTCGACTGCCTTGTACGGCAGCCGACCAGCGACAGGAACGCCCGCCCAGCGGGCGTTCTTGCGTTGGTGCTGATGCTGCTGATGCTCGCCGGCTGTGCGGCGACACCGCGACTCGATGACGCCACCCGCGAGGCCGTGGCCCCCCGGGTGCTGCTCGATGACGTCCCCTTCCATGGCCAGCGCGACTACCAGTGCGGGCCCGCCTCCCTGGCCATGACGCTACAGCACACCGGGGTGGAGACCGGCGTCGACGCCCTCATCCCCCAGGTCTTCACGCCCGGCCGCGAAGGCAGCGTGCAGCCGGAGATGCTGGCCACGGTGCGCCGCCATGGGCGGATTCCCTTCGTGATCGAGGGGCGCCTGGATGCCCTGTTGACGGAGCTCGATGCCGGCCACCCCGTGGTGGTGATGCAGAACCTGTCACTGCCCGCCTGGCCGCTGTGGCACTATGCCGTCGCCATCGGCTACGATCTGGAGGCGCAGGAGATGATCCTGCACAGCGGCATGGAAGCGCAGCGCGTGGAGTCCTTCCGTCCCTTCGACGCCACTTGGGCGCGCAGCGACCGCTGGGCCTTCGTCGCTCAGCCACCGGGCAAGCTGCCGGCCACCCTCTCCCCCCAGGCCGCCCTGCAGGCCATCGGCGACTTCGAGGCGGTCCGCGGGACCGCGGCGGCACTACCCGCCTGGGAGGCGCTCGTCCGACGCTTCCCGGGTCACGCCATGGCTCACTTCGCGCTGGGCAATGCCCGCCACAGCGTCGCCGACCTCGAGGGCGCCATCGACGCCTTCCGGGAGGCGGTCGCGGCGGATGCCACCCTCGCCCCGGCCTGGCTCAACCTGGGGTTCGCCCTGGAGTCGGCGGGACACAGGAGCGAGGCGCTCGACGCCTTGCGGCATGCCGCGGCACTGCCGGGGCGCTGGCAGGGGCGCAGCCGCGAGGCGCTCGAGCAGATGGAGGAGAAGACGACATGA
- a CDS encoding DUF488 family protein, with the protein MSYRIVIKGVTQPAEPADGARVLVDRLWPRDRSREALALDDWYRDASPSPALHRQWRQGEISDGVFAVRYRGELRDHPERLVPLMRQVRQRGALTLLTAEREPESSPLPILRDWLLFVLCEEDASDIEPASPPCYAHELGDGRRS; encoded by the coding sequence ATGAGCTACCGCATCGTAATCAAGGGCGTCACCCAACCCGCCGAACCAGCGGACGGCGCACGGGTGCTGGTCGACCGACTGTGGCCCCGCGACCGCTCGCGGGAGGCGCTGGCGCTAGACGACTGGTATCGCGACGCCTCGCCTAGCCCTGCACTGCACCGCCAGTGGCGCCAGGGCGAGATCAGCGACGGCGTCTTCGCCGTGCGTTACCGCGGTGAGCTGCGTGACCACCCCGAGCGGCTGGTGCCGCTGATGCGCCAGGTCCGTCAGCGTGGGGCGCTTACCCTGCTGACCGCCGAGCGCGAGCCGGAGAGCTCACCCTTGCCAATCCTGCGCGACTGGCTGCTCTTCGTGCTGTGCGAGGAGGACGCCTCCGACATCGAACCCGCCTCGCCGCCCTGCTACGCCCATGAGCTGGGCGACGGGCGGAGGTCATGA
- a CDS encoding LysR family transcriptional regulator, translating to MDTQSLQAFLAVADNGSFSRAAEQLHLTQPAVSKRIAVLETQVDARLFDRIGRRVTLTEAGRVLLPRAREILMMVNDSRRALGNLAGAVGGSLTLATSHHIGLHRLPPLLKAYTRAHPEVRLDLHFLDSEEAYQGVLDGSLEIAVVTLAPHPHAQLEVVPVWIDRLCFVCAHDHPLARRTRLGLDELCDFDAVLPGPLTFTRGLIEARFEAAGLQLPVALSTNYLETLKMMTAIGLGWSLLPERLVADELHKLEVEQPPIHRPLGYLVHRNRTLSNATRAMLEQLESAREPDARSLTREIG from the coding sequence ATGGACACCCAGAGTCTGCAGGCCTTCCTCGCCGTGGCCGACAACGGCAGCTTCTCCCGTGCGGCGGAGCAGCTGCACCTGACCCAGCCGGCGGTGAGCAAGCGTATCGCGGTGCTCGAGACCCAGGTCGACGCCCGCCTGTTCGACCGCATCGGACGACGCGTCACCCTCACCGAGGCCGGGCGCGTGCTGCTGCCCCGCGCCCGCGAGATCCTGATGATGGTGAACGACAGCCGTCGGGCGCTGGGCAACCTGGCGGGCGCGGTGGGCGGCAGCCTGACCCTGGCCACCAGCCACCATATTGGCCTGCACCGCCTGCCTCCCCTGCTCAAGGCCTACACCCGGGCCCACCCCGAGGTGCGCCTCGACCTGCACTTCCTCGACTCGGAGGAGGCCTACCAGGGGGTGCTGGATGGCTCGCTGGAGATCGCCGTGGTGACCCTGGCGCCGCATCCGCACGCCCAGCTTGAGGTGGTGCCGGTGTGGATCGACCGCCTCTGTTTCGTGTGCGCCCACGACCATCCGCTGGCACGCCGCACGCGGCTGGGACTCGACGAGTTGTGTGACTTCGATGCCGTGCTGCCGGGACCACTCACCTTCACCCGGGGCCTGATCGAGGCGCGCTTCGAAGCCGCCGGCCTGCAACTGCCGGTGGCGCTCTCCACCAACTATCTCGAGACCCTGAAGATGATGACCGCCATCGGCCTGGGCTGGAGCCTGTTGCCGGAGCGGCTGGTGGCGGACGAGCTGCATAAGCTGGAGGTCGAGCAGCCGCCGATCCACCGTCCCCTGGGTTACCTCGTGCACCGCAACAGGACGCTCTCCAATGCCACGCGAGCCATGCTCGAGCAGCTCGAGTCGGCACGCGAACCGGACGCGCGCTCGCTGACTCGCGAAATTGGTTAG
- the leuS gene encoding leucine--tRNA ligase, with product MDAQYKPQEIERDAQQFWDKNQCFKAVEDASREKFYCLSMFPYPSGKLHMGHVRNYTIGDVVSRYQRMQGRNVLQPMGWDAFGMPAENAAIQNQVPPAEWTYANIDYMRAQLKALGFAYDWSREFATCDLDYYRWEQWFFAKLVEKGLVYKKMSTVNWDPVDQTVLANEQVIDGRGWRSGALVERKEIPLWFLRITDYAEELLADLDRIEWPEQVKTMQRNWIGKSRGVELAFDIKAADGSSCEPLSVYTTRPDTLMGVTYVAVAADHPLARQAAESNAELSAFREECAQGGTSEAELATREKKGMPTGHLAVHPLSGREVPVYVANFVLMEFGTGAVMAVPAHDQRDWEFATKYGIAIEPVIADENGQAPDLSEGAHDEHGILINSGEFDSLDFEAAFDAIAAKLAELGRGEVKTHYRLRDWGVARQRYWGAPIPVKYGPEGQTEPLSDEELPVALPMEVTVDATGSPLKRMPEFSELGDGWVRETDTFDTFMESSWYFARFCCADNREAMLDERADYWLPVDLYIGGIEHAILHLLYARFFTKLMRDLGLVNVDEPFQRLLTQGMVIAETFYRELPNGGKQWFNPADVEVKRDDKGRPVSAVLIEDGQPVAMGGIEKMSKSKNNGVDPQSMIDRFGADTVRLFMMFAAPPEQSLEWSDAGVEGAHRFLKRLWRLVDEHLAAGEPGRLEVDALDEFQRDLRRKTHETIKKAGDDIGRRTTFNTAIAAVMELTNAIGQFHKQRAEASPLDLAVAREAVEACVLLLAPITPHACHALWSALGHAEPVIDARWPEVDEGAMARDTIELVVQVNGKLRARIAVPAEADKAAVEAEAFAAENVQRHTEGKTVRKVIVVPGKLVNIVVG from the coding sequence ATGGACGCACAGTACAAGCCCCAAGAGATCGAACGCGACGCCCAGCAGTTCTGGGACAAGAACCAGTGCTTCAAGGCGGTAGAGGATGCCAGCCGCGAGAAGTTCTACTGCCTGTCGATGTTCCCCTACCCCAGCGGCAAGCTGCACATGGGGCATGTGCGCAACTACACCATCGGCGATGTGGTCTCCCGCTACCAGCGCATGCAGGGCCGGAACGTGCTGCAGCCCATGGGCTGGGATGCCTTTGGCATGCCGGCCGAGAATGCGGCGATCCAGAACCAGGTGCCGCCCGCCGAATGGACCTACGCCAACATCGACTACATGCGCGCGCAGCTCAAGGCACTGGGCTTTGCCTATGACTGGAGCCGCGAGTTCGCCACCTGCGATCTGGACTACTACCGCTGGGAGCAGTGGTTCTTCGCCAAGCTGGTGGAAAAGGGGCTGGTCTACAAGAAGATGTCCACGGTCAACTGGGACCCCGTTGACCAGACCGTACTGGCCAACGAGCAGGTGATCGATGGCCGCGGCTGGCGCTCCGGCGCCCTGGTGGAGCGCAAGGAGATCCCGCTGTGGTTCCTGCGCATCACCGACTACGCCGAGGAACTGCTGGCCGACCTCGACCGCATCGAGTGGCCCGAGCAGGTCAAGACCATGCAGCGCAACTGGATCGGCAAGTCCCGCGGCGTGGAGCTCGCGTTCGACATCAAGGCCGCCGACGGCAGCAGCTGTGAGCCGCTCTCGGTCTACACCACCCGTCCCGACACCCTGATGGGGGTCACCTATGTGGCGGTGGCCGCCGACCACCCGCTGGCCAGACAAGCCGCCGAGAGCAACGCGGAACTTTCCGCCTTCCGCGAGGAGTGCGCCCAGGGCGGCACCAGTGAGGCGGAGCTCGCCACCCGCGAGAAGAAGGGCATGCCCACCGGCCATCTGGCGGTGCATCCCCTCAGCGGCCGCGAGGTGCCGGTCTATGTGGCCAACTTCGTGCTGATGGAGTTCGGCACCGGGGCAGTGATGGCGGTACCCGCCCATGACCAGCGCGACTGGGAGTTCGCCACCAAATACGGAATCGCCATCGAGCCGGTGATCGCCGATGAGAACGGCCAGGCGCCGGATCTCTCCGAAGGCGCCCATGACGAGCACGGCATCCTGATCAACTCCGGCGAGTTCGACAGCCTCGACTTCGAGGCGGCCTTCGACGCCATCGCCGCGAAGCTTGCCGAACTTGGCCGCGGCGAGGTCAAGACCCACTACCGCCTGCGCGACTGGGGCGTGGCGCGCCAGCGCTACTGGGGAGCGCCCATCCCGGTCAAGTACGGCCCCGAGGGCCAGACCGAGCCGCTCAGCGATGAAGAGCTGCCGGTCGCCCTGCCCATGGAGGTCACCGTGGACGCCACCGGCTCGCCGCTCAAGCGCATGCCGGAGTTCTCGGAGCTGGGTGACGGCTGGGTACGCGAGACCGACACCTTCGACACCTTCATGGAGTCCTCCTGGTACTTCGCACGCTTCTGCTGCGCCGATAACCGCGAGGCGATGCTCGACGAGCGTGCCGACTACTGGCTGCCGGTAGACCTGTATATCGGCGGCATCGAGCACGCCATCCTGCACCTGCTCTACGCGCGCTTCTTCACCAAGCTGATGCGCGACCTGGGCCTGGTCAACGTCGACGAGCCCTTCCAGCGCCTGCTCACCCAGGGCATGGTGATCGCCGAGACCTTCTATCGCGAGCTGCCCAACGGCGGCAAGCAGTGGTTCAATCCCGCCGACGTCGAGGTCAAGCGTGACGACAAGGGCCGGCCGGTGAGCGCCGTGCTCATCGAGGACGGCCAGCCCGTGGCGATGGGCGGCATCGAGAAGATGTCCAAGTCGAAGAACAACGGCGTCGACCCCCAGTCGATGATCGACCGTTTCGGCGCCGACACCGTGCGCCTGTTCATGATGTTCGCCGCCCCGCCGGAGCAGTCCCTGGAGTGGTCGGATGCCGGCGTCGAGGGCGCCCACCGGTTCCTCAAGCGCCTGTGGCGCCTGGTCGACGAGCACCTCGCGGCGGGCGAGCCCGGCCGACTCGAGGTCGACGCCCTCGACGAGTTCCAGCGTGATTTGCGCCGCAAGACCCACGAGACCATCAAGAAGGCCGGCGATGACATCGGGCGGCGGACCACCTTCAATACCGCCATCGCCGCGGTGATGGAGCTGACCAACGCCATCGGGCAGTTCCACAAGCAGCGCGCTGAGGCCTCTCCACTGGACCTGGCCGTGGCGCGCGAGGCGGTGGAGGCCTGCGTGTTGCTGCTGGCCCCCATCACGCCCCATGCCTGCCATGCCCTGTGGTCGGCACTGGGCCACGCGGAACCGGTGATCGATGCCCGCTGGCCGGAGGTCGACGAGGGCGCCATGGCCCGCGACACCATCGAGCTGGTGGTGCAGGTCAACGGCAAGCTGCGGGCGCGTATCGCGGTACCCGCCGAGGCCGACAAGGCCGCGGTCGAGGCCGAGGCCTTCGCCGCCGAGAACGTCCAGCGCCACACCGAGGGCAAGACGGTCCGCAAGGTGATCGTGGTGCCGGGCAAGCTGGTCAATATCGTGGTGGGCTGA
- the lptE gene encoding LPS assembly lipoprotein LptE has protein sequence MQRRTFLTLGLAGGAGLALTGCGFRLRGLDTPSAPLPELALAGPDSDLARLAERRLTSAGTRVHDGAGLILNLGAPEFHQRRLSVLDSGPRDEEMRLVAPFSVQRAEGAYLLDQQRLEASRGYSVDDGDLLGREERREEARQALLEEAVRQLMERLRGLP, from the coding sequence ATGCAGCGACGCACCTTCCTTACCCTGGGCCTGGCCGGCGGCGCCGGCCTGGCACTTACCGGCTGCGGCTTTCGCCTGCGCGGCCTCGATACCCCCTCGGCGCCGCTCCCCGAGCTCGCCCTGGCAGGCCCCGACAGCGACCTGGCGCGGCTGGCCGAGCGGCGCCTGACGAGCGCCGGCACCCGGGTGCATGACGGCGCCGGGCTGATCCTCAACCTGGGCGCGCCCGAGTTCCATCAACGCCGCCTGAGCGTGCTGGACTCCGGTCCCCGCGACGAGGAGATGCGCCTGGTCGCGCCCTTCTCCGTGCAGCGCGCCGAAGGCGCCTATCTGCTCGACCAGCAGCGCCTCGAGGCCAGCCGCGGCTACAGCGTGGATGATGGCGACCTGCTGGGTCGCGAGGAGCGCCGCGAGGAGGCGCGCCAGGCGCTGCTCGAGGAGGCCGTGCGCCAGCTGATGGAACGGCTGCGCGGCCTGCCATGA